From Pseudonocardia autotrophica, one genomic window encodes:
- the larB gene encoding nickel pincer cofactor biosynthesis protein LarB encodes MDPEPAARLDHDRLRRTGDPEVIFGQGKTPDQVVELMTELHATHPERAVLATRLDDAMFDALAAALPAAALHRDARAATLGPFPPSNGSVLVVTGGTADIPVAREAALSVLVHGAHARVIADVGVAGVHRVLAIRDDLGRADCVVVVAGMEGALTSVVGGLTGVPVLAVPTSTGYGAAFGGLAALLGMLTSCAPGTAVVNIDNGYGAGVLAARIARRTAGPR; translated from the coding sequence ATGGATCCGGAGCCAGCCGCACGGCTCGACCACGACCGGCTGCGACGCACCGGCGACCCCGAGGTGATCTTCGGCCAGGGCAAGACACCCGACCAGGTCGTCGAGCTGATGACCGAGCTGCACGCCACCCACCCGGAGCGGGCGGTGCTGGCCACCCGGCTCGACGACGCGATGTTCGACGCGCTCGCCGCGGCGCTGCCCGCGGCGGCACTGCACCGGGACGCGCGGGCGGCGACGCTGGGGCCGTTCCCCCCGTCGAACGGCTCGGTGCTGGTGGTGACCGGAGGGACCGCCGACATCCCGGTCGCCCGGGAGGCCGCGTTGAGCGTGCTCGTGCACGGTGCGCACGCACGGGTCATCGCCGACGTCGGGGTGGCCGGCGTGCACCGGGTGCTGGCGATCCGCGACGACCTCGGCCGGGCGGACTGCGTCGTCGTGGTCGCCGGCATGGAGGGGGCCCTCACCAGCGTCGTCGGTGGACTCACCGGGGTCCCGGTACTCGCCGTCCCGACTTCGACCGGCTACGGCGCGGCATTCGGTGGCCTGGCCGCCCTGCTCGGGATGCTCACCTCCTGCGCCCCCGGGACGGCGGTGGTCAACATCGACAACGGCTACGGGGCCGGAGTACTCGCCGCCCGGATCGCCCGCCGCACGGCGGGACCGCGATGA